From Deinococcus taeanensis, one genomic window encodes:
- a CDS encoding isocitrate lyase/PEP mutase family protein, translating to MTITPLSIPASLAQRFQQLHQAERGFLLPNAWDSASARLFQAAGFPAIGTTSAGIAYARGRQDGQSLSREEMCREVAAIVSAVGLPVNADIEAGYGDAPADVARSVTDFTAAGAVGLNLEDATGSAHQPLYALEDQQRRLEAARTAADATGVPVYLNARTDTYISGFGASEAERLAETVRRGRAYLSAGADSVFVPLVTDPATIRLLVSELGGAVAVMAFPGAPSVGTLLDAGATRVSLGQSVMLATLGLTARIARELQESGTSEAMQGSFYGFDEAEHLFGLV from the coding sequence ATGACCATCACCCCTCTGTCGATCCCTGCGTCCCTGGCTCAACGCTTCCAGCAGCTGCATCAGGCTGAGCGCGGCTTCCTGCTGCCCAACGCCTGGGACAGCGCCAGCGCCCGACTCTTCCAGGCGGCCGGCTTTCCCGCGATCGGCACCACCAGTGCCGGGATCGCCTACGCCCGCGGCCGGCAGGACGGCCAGTCCCTGAGCCGGGAGGAAATGTGCCGGGAAGTGGCCGCCATCGTCAGCGCCGTGGGGCTGCCGGTCAATGCCGATATCGAGGCGGGATACGGGGATGCACCCGCCGACGTGGCCCGAAGCGTCACGGACTTTACCGCGGCAGGCGCAGTCGGCCTGAACCTGGAGGACGCGACGGGCTCGGCTCACCAGCCTCTCTACGCACTGGAGGATCAGCAGCGTCGTCTGGAGGCCGCCCGAACGGCCGCGGACGCCACAGGGGTGCCGGTGTACCTGAATGCCCGCACGGACACCTACATCTCTGGGTTCGGGGCGAGTGAGGCCGAGCGCCTCGCCGAGACGGTCAGGCGCGGCCGGGCGTACCTGAGTGCTGGCGCGGACAGTGTCTTTGTGCCGCTCGTGACGGACCCAGCGACGATCCGGCTGCTGGTCTCCGAACTGGGCGGGGCAGTGGCGGTGATGGCGTTTCCAGGCGCGCCGTCCGTGGGGACCCTGCTGGATGCGGGCGCCACGCGGGTCAGCCTGGGGCAGAGCGTCATGCTCGCCACGCTGGGCCTCACGGCCCGGATCGCCCGGGAACTTCAGGAGTCAGGCACGTCTGAGGCCATGCAGGGCAGCTTCTACGGGTTTGACGAGGCCGAGCACCTGTTCGGTTTGGTGTGA
- a CDS encoding ester cyclase, protein MYTSTSDAPVSARTTQDVLNELLVGHAAHLYAVDAVLCDMTQPQPVQGREAILAYLSVFYGGAFRNVSVKPVTMMVNGSTAILEFSFLGTHSGPQLGMPATGRDVHLHLIAVYRIEEGLIRETRLYYDSAELPRQLNPDS, encoded by the coding sequence ATGTACACCAGCACGTCAGATGCCCCTGTGTCAGCCCGCACCACGCAGGACGTCCTGAACGAACTCCTGGTCGGCCACGCCGCACATCTGTATGCGGTGGATGCCGTCCTGTGCGATATGACGCAGCCACAGCCGGTCCAGGGACGAGAGGCCATTCTGGCGTACCTCTCCGTTTTTTACGGGGGCGCGTTCCGCAACGTGAGTGTGAAACCCGTGACCATGATGGTGAACGGTTCAACGGCCATCCTCGAATTTTCATTTCTTGGTACGCATTCGGGGCCTCAGCTCGGCATGCCGGCCACAGGACGGGACGTGCACCTCCACCTGATTGCGGTGTACCGCATTGAGGAAGGCTTGATTCGAGAAACGCGGCTGTACTACGACTCTGCAGAGTTGCCCCGTCAGCTGAACCCTGATTCCTGA
- a CDS encoding ATP-binding protein, with protein MPFLRLLDQPHLDLDSGGRLELPVTRPALLLLYLACRGEWVSRSTLASLFHPETDESTARRNLRVLINRARALSWSRGVEVEQNRIRWLIPSDLQRFQAALREGDWAEALTWYKQPLLSDLGVKLSAELEDWLDLERHTLEAAWREAVMQRAKVLEEGRPDQAAELLSRLIDVDLLDEPAVQAAARAAYLAGRRSDGLVLLQRFTAEAERAGLTPLPETQALEGTLRQAEGDGAPLLAPVQQIPLVVRRPPRLIGRQLELARVRASSASLVLVAGEPGVGKSRLAAEIAPYAVKVSCREGLEGLPYHPVAEVLRAHLSDLPDLGSYRDDLARLLPELLDSPPPPPDPVTGKARLHEALTRALEHLGNGSPEAFPLLVEDLQWADPATLELLVHLVHRRRVRLLVTYRPHEVKEAIQEALSTLKTSTAVETLTLTPFTEADVHALLCDLGGEGGAQSASEWAAWLYRRAGGNAFFTLETLRALFEAGVLRVGSNGWRTLPEWGQRAAEIKVTGAVSELVRRRANRLTPGARKVLEVGSVLGDARHVPTLAAFTGLEEVNVEEALAEAEEAGMLRDGDFTHDLILQGLTTTLSAPRRRHIHAKALVVLQSAPPAVLARHALLAGKGSLAAQYGLAAAGEALRLFATRDAIHLYRTALEALTDGDRPDLRLALLEGLGDALVVAGEEWNAELCYGEGLPLAVMPEDRARLWRKTAQAQRQARQPAEAWAALAEARQVLGLLFPDRPAVWWHEHAERLLEETNLHYDAGEIEPLGRKLEAARAAVAAHPHPGLEARLWRAQMLYAHRRDRYRVDQNTLADAYRTLEAAQRAGDPHLEAETLFGLAFALLWHGTYDEAIRTAEACVRQAQQAEDKAKAVRALTYLAVAQRLAGHVRDVQRTATQALTLASGQGSRSYVEMAHGNLAWVACRQGNMDEAEQHCLRGLAVWGETPGLHPFAWVLRLPWTAILFQSGRLNEAVQQTFSLLHPACARLPDPLEAALQRTATQKTEETLVDALALAELHGYA; from the coding sequence GTGCCCTTCTTACGCCTGCTGGACCAGCCACACCTGGACTTGGACAGCGGCGGGCGGTTGGAGTTGCCCGTCACCCGTCCAGCGCTGCTGCTGCTTTACCTGGCCTGCCGAGGAGAATGGGTATCGCGCAGTACGCTGGCGTCGCTCTTTCACCCGGAAACAGACGAGAGTACGGCGCGGCGCAACCTGCGGGTCCTCATCAACCGGGCGCGTGCATTGTCGTGGAGTCGTGGTGTCGAGGTCGAGCAGAACCGTATACGGTGGTTGATCCCCAGCGACCTGCAGCGATTTCAAGCAGCCCTCAGGGAAGGCGATTGGGCTGAGGCCCTGACGTGGTATAAGCAACCCTTGCTATCCGACTTGGGCGTCAAGCTCAGTGCTGAATTAGAGGACTGGCTGGACCTGGAGCGCCACACGCTGGAAGCGGCTTGGCGCGAAGCGGTGATGCAGCGAGCGAAAGTGCTGGAAGAAGGGCGTCCAGATCAGGCAGCTGAGTTGCTGAGTCGATTGATTGACGTCGATCTCCTGGATGAACCCGCCGTTCAGGCCGCCGCGCGCGCTGCTTATTTGGCTGGGCGCCGCAGTGACGGCCTTGTGCTCCTCCAGCGCTTTACCGCTGAGGCGGAACGGGCCGGGCTGACGCCTCTGCCGGAAACTCAGGCGCTGGAGGGCACGTTGCGCCAGGCGGAGGGGGACGGAGCGCCCCTTCTGGCGCCGGTGCAGCAGATTCCACTGGTTGTTCGCCGCCCCCCTCGCCTCATTGGAAGACAACTGGAACTCGCGCGGGTGCGGGCATCAAGTGCCTCGCTGGTGCTTGTGGCGGGAGAGCCCGGGGTCGGTAAGAGCCGCCTGGCAGCGGAGATCGCTCCTTACGCCGTGAAAGTGTCCTGCCGAGAAGGCCTGGAAGGCTTGCCCTATCACCCGGTTGCGGAGGTTCTCCGCGCCCACCTTTCGGACCTGCCTGACCTCGGCTCGTACCGGGACGACCTGGCGCGGTTGCTTCCCGAGTTGCTGGACAGCCCTCCACCTCCGCCAGATCCTGTGACAGGCAAAGCCCGGCTGCACGAGGCACTGACCAGAGCCCTGGAGCACCTCGGGAACGGGAGTCCAGAAGCGTTTCCCCTCCTCGTGGAGGACCTGCAGTGGGCGGATCCGGCCACCCTGGAACTTCTCGTGCACCTGGTTCACCGCCGCCGGGTGAGGTTGCTCGTGACTTACCGTCCACATGAGGTCAAGGAAGCGATTCAAGAAGCGCTGAGCACACTGAAGACCAGCACGGCGGTCGAAACGCTGACCTTAACGCCCTTTACAGAAGCGGACGTTCATGCCCTGCTGTGTGATCTGGGCGGGGAAGGAGGTGCGCAGTCCGCTTCGGAATGGGCAGCCTGGTTGTACCGCCGAGCTGGAGGGAATGCTTTCTTCACCCTGGAAACTCTCCGGGCGCTTTTTGAGGCGGGTGTGCTGCGCGTCGGGAGCAACGGTTGGCGAACACTTCCGGAATGGGGGCAGCGAGCAGCCGAAATAAAGGTCACCGGGGCGGTGAGCGAATTGGTGCGTCGGCGTGCCAACCGCCTGACGCCCGGCGCACGGAAGGTCCTGGAGGTAGGCAGCGTGTTGGGAGACGCCAGGCACGTGCCGACGCTCGCAGCCTTCACGGGTTTAGAGGAGGTCAACGTCGAGGAGGCGCTCGCTGAAGCGGAAGAGGCGGGAATGCTGAGAGACGGAGATTTTACGCATGATCTCATTTTGCAGGGACTGACGACCACACTCTCCGCACCCCGCCGACGCCACATCCATGCGAAGGCGCTGGTGGTGCTGCAGTCGGCTCCGCCCGCGGTCCTCGCCCGCCACGCGCTTCTCGCGGGGAAAGGCAGCCTCGCCGCGCAGTATGGTCTGGCCGCAGCGGGAGAGGCTTTACGCCTGTTCGCCACCCGCGACGCCATTCACCTGTACCGTACGGCGCTGGAAGCGCTTACTGATGGGGACAGACCGGACCTGCGCCTCGCGTTGCTGGAGGGGCTGGGAGACGCCTTGGTGGTCGCGGGCGAGGAATGGAACGCTGAACTCTGCTATGGAGAAGGTCTTCCCCTGGCCGTCATGCCTGAGGACCGCGCGAGATTATGGCGCAAGACGGCCCAGGCCCAGCGACAGGCGCGGCAACCCGCAGAAGCTTGGGCAGCTCTGGCTGAGGCCAGGCAAGTTCTTGGCCTGCTCTTCCCTGACCGTCCTGCGGTCTGGTGGCACGAGCATGCCGAGCGGCTGTTGGAAGAGACGAACCTTCACTACGACGCCGGTGAGATTGAACCTCTGGGACGGAAGCTGGAGGCGGCGCGCGCGGCAGTTGCTGCTCACCCACATCCGGGCCTCGAAGCTCGACTGTGGCGGGCCCAGATGCTCTACGCCCACCGCCGGGACCGGTACCGGGTCGACCAGAATACCCTGGCGGACGCCTACCGGACCCTCGAAGCTGCTCAGCGCGCCGGGGACCCGCATCTGGAGGCGGAAACCCTGTTTGGTCTGGCGTTCGCACTTCTCTGGCACGGCACGTATGACGAAGCCATCCGAACGGCTGAGGCGTGCGTGCGGCAGGCTCAGCAGGCGGAAGACAAGGCCAAGGCCGTCCGGGCGCTCACTTACCTGGCTGTAGCGCAGCGCCTCGCAGGTCACGTCAGGGATGTTCAGCGGACCGCGACACAGGCGCTCACGCTCGCCTCAGGTCAGGGCAGCCGCAGCTATGTAGAGATGGCGCACGGAAACCTGGCCTGGGTGGCGTGCCGTCAGGGGAACATGGATGAAGCCGAACAGCATTGTTTGAGGGGGCTGGCAGTCTGGGGAGAAACACCCGGCCTTCATCCTTTTGCCTGGGTGCTGCGTTTGCCTTGGACAGCGATTCTCTTTCAGTCAGGCCGTTTGAATGAGGCTGTGCAGCAGACTTTCTCCCTGCTGCATCCCGCGTGCGCCCGCCTGCCTGACCCGCTGGAAGCCGCGTTGCAGCGGACAGCGACGCAAAAGACGGAGGAAACTCTGGTGGACGCTCTGGCCCTCGCTGAATTGCACGGTTATGCCTGA
- a CDS encoding ribonuclease H-like domain-containing protein has product MHLPPAELTAGAASRPGIVSVHAGADGSVNVWRRDPQTAALFMDTTRQRGWVYARHLSDLQHLRDQLNVTADPAPAQAPYHAQDLAPDGRIDERAYRYLLSGPSPRQLENEILRGAMMSRSLSVRPSLGDLSGYVRLGYVEQYLISTGQTYHQNLTFDDPVRLQFDLETTSLSPDEGRIFLIAVRDNRGLETLLEARQAAREGEMIEAFLQLVQDRDPDVIENHFIHGFDLPFITARARKLGIPFRLGRAGDGLPWTVDDGSRTPLWACPGREVLDTLDAVRRLHLPSSGLKAVARHYGIAPEDRVYLEGAEIVSTYRDHPKLVRQYALQDVQEVDALARIVLAPSFALARLTPRPYHRLTHAGPAKGVLEPMLIRAYYEAARPFPASEKGHPEPHRGGHVQLHAEGVLNHVVKADVASMYPSIIRAEGIGPRQDELGIFNRIVSDLTTQRLEHKRQARNEALSEAERREHHAMQDAMKLIVNAAYGYLGAGRLARMGDRGAADQVTARGRALLQQVTAALEARGVQLIESDTDGVYFSTREPIGEQAERGLIAAVSATLPDSITLEFDGRARAMLSHQVKNYVLLRYDGTLDVSGASFESSRSERYGTSFLRTALNALLRGDVPAVQAAFLEVMGQLSSRACTNADVSTRVRLGKTREAYAQTREKRKEAHLEAAWQTGLPFRVGDRLDLYVREGQGLTVMTDPDGHDYDVKHYQAALVQNYATRLRKALDPADWDQLFGCRGPGLFDRPVQDMQVGWRPVADQERSGAP; this is encoded by the coding sequence ATGCATCTGCCCCCTGCCGAACTCACTGCTGGCGCCGCATCCCGGCCCGGAATCGTGTCCGTTCATGCCGGGGCCGATGGAAGCGTGAACGTCTGGCGGCGCGACCCGCAGACAGCGGCACTGTTCATGGACACCACCCGGCAACGCGGTTGGGTGTACGCCCGGCATCTGAGCGACCTTCAACACCTGCGCGACCAGCTCAATGTGACTGCGGACCCTGCCCCGGCGCAGGCCCCCTATCACGCCCAGGATCTCGCTCCGGACGGCCGTATTGATGAGCGCGCCTACCGGTACCTCCTGAGCGGACCCAGCCCACGGCAGCTCGAGAACGAGATCCTGCGGGGCGCCATGATGTCCCGCAGCTTGAGTGTCCGGCCGTCGCTGGGTGATCTCAGCGGCTATGTCCGGCTCGGGTACGTGGAGCAGTACCTGATTTCCACCGGCCAGACCTACCACCAGAACCTGACGTTCGACGATCCGGTCCGGCTGCAGTTCGATCTGGAAACCACCTCGCTCAGCCCGGACGAGGGCCGCATCTTTCTGATTGCCGTGCGCGACAACCGCGGCCTGGAGACCCTCCTTGAGGCCCGGCAGGCGGCCCGGGAAGGGGAGATGATCGAGGCGTTCCTCCAGCTTGTCCAGGACCGGGATCCGGACGTGATCGAGAACCACTTCATTCACGGCTTCGACCTGCCGTTCATCACGGCCCGCGCCCGCAAACTCGGCATTCCCTTCCGGCTTGGACGTGCTGGGGACGGCCTACCCTGGACGGTGGACGACGGAAGCCGCACGCCCCTGTGGGCCTGCCCGGGCCGGGAGGTGCTGGATACGCTCGACGCCGTGCGCCGGCTCCACCTGCCGTCAAGTGGCCTTAAGGCGGTCGCGCGGCATTACGGGATTGCCCCGGAGGACCGGGTGTACCTCGAAGGGGCCGAGATCGTCAGCACCTACCGCGACCACCCGAAGCTGGTGCGGCAGTACGCGCTTCAGGACGTGCAGGAGGTGGACGCACTGGCGCGGATCGTGCTTGCGCCGAGCTTTGCCCTGGCGCGCCTGACGCCCCGGCCGTACCACCGGCTGACCCACGCAGGCCCGGCCAAGGGCGTGCTCGAACCTATGCTGATCCGCGCGTATTACGAGGCGGCCCGGCCGTTCCCTGCATCAGAGAAGGGACACCCTGAGCCGCACCGGGGCGGGCACGTGCAACTGCATGCTGAGGGCGTCCTGAACCACGTTGTGAAAGCGGACGTGGCGAGTATGTACCCCAGCATCATCCGTGCGGAGGGGATCGGGCCGCGGCAGGATGAACTGGGAATCTTCAACCGCATCGTGAGTGACCTGACCACCCAGCGGCTGGAACACAAACGGCAGGCCAGAAATGAGGCGCTGAGTGAAGCGGAGCGGCGCGAGCATCACGCCATGCAGGACGCGATGAAGCTGATCGTGAATGCGGCGTACGGCTACCTGGGAGCGGGCCGGCTCGCCCGGATGGGTGACCGCGGGGCTGCCGATCAGGTGACCGCCCGGGGGCGGGCGCTCCTGCAGCAGGTCACGGCGGCCCTGGAGGCCCGCGGCGTGCAGCTTATCGAGTCGGACACCGACGGGGTGTACTTCAGTACACGGGAGCCCATTGGGGAGCAGGCGGAACGCGGATTGATCGCAGCCGTTTCCGCCACGCTCCCGGACAGCATCACGCTGGAGTTTGACGGCCGCGCCCGGGCGATGCTCAGCCACCAGGTCAAGAATTACGTGCTGCTGCGGTATGACGGTACGCTCGACGTCAGCGGGGCGTCGTTCGAGTCCAGCCGGTCGGAGCGTTACGGCACGAGCTTCCTGCGCACGGCGCTGAACGCCTTGCTGCGCGGGGATGTGCCCGCAGTGCAGGCGGCGTTCCTGGAGGTGATGGGTCAGCTCTCCAGCCGGGCCTGCACCAATGCCGACGTCAGCACGCGCGTCCGGCTCGGGAAGACTCGTGAGGCTTACGCCCAGACGCGGGAGAAGCGCAAGGAAGCGCACCTGGAAGCGGCCTGGCAGACCGGGCTGCCCTTCAGGGTGGGCGACCGGCTTGATCTGTACGTGCGTGAGGGGCAGGGGCTCACGGTGATGACCGACCCTGACGGGCATGACTACGACGTGAAGCACTACCAGGCGGCCCTGGTGCAGAACTACGCCACGCGGCTGCGCAAGGCGCTGGATCCAGCGGACTGGGACCAGTTGTTTGGATGCCGTGGGCCGGGCCTGTTTGACCGGCCTGTGCAGGACATGCAGGTGGGCTGGAGGCCAGTGGCGGATCAGGAGCGTTCAGGGGCGCCGTAA
- a CDS encoding DNA-3-methyladenine glycosylase 2 family protein, with translation MAAPLHRELMLDRMLAADRAYDGRFITGVLSTGIYCLPSCRARKPKPENVVFHFSPVQARHAGLRPCLRCKPDDFYAGVHSDEARVDALAALMARSPAAVRNVAELARAADVSPSKVHDLFRVHLHTTPVEWLTRQRVRHAQHLLLTTSPSVAKIAFEVGFESLSAFGKQFRRMSALTPQAYRRLPQAGAIHLNLPQGYPTTAILRDLGRDPSSLTERVEGQVYAAALRLPSGPIAVQVEFSPGTARCTPIFPAKPLSLDWAQLHGTLVKRLGLHTDPSRFETHLASTPDLASLLDGGRGLRMPLVADHFDGLLWSVVGQQVKFSFACTLRRRITERTGEPLPGGLFAPPTADAVAALNEADLVGMGLTRARAGYLLNAARLVAQGRLSLPALAAGTATRAERSLLALSGLGPWSANYVMMRVFGFQDCVPLGDTALATALQEFFGLHARPDRDQTTTLMARFSPHRSLATFHLWRYVQTHQETFHDHHPSVDPCVPGSTLPAAASG, from the coding sequence ATGGCTGCGCCCCTTCACCGTGAGCTGATGCTCGACCGCATGCTCGCCGCCGACCGCGCCTATGACGGCCGTTTCATCACTGGTGTCCTCAGTACCGGCATCTACTGCCTCCCGTCCTGCCGGGCCCGGAAGCCCAAACCCGAGAACGTCGTCTTCCACTTCTCCCCCGTTCAGGCGCGCCATGCTGGCCTGAGACCCTGCCTGCGCTGTAAGCCCGACGACTTCTACGCGGGCGTTCACAGTGACGAAGCCCGCGTCGACGCCCTTGCCGCCCTGATGGCACGCTCGCCTGCGGCCGTGCGGAACGTGGCCGAGCTGGCCCGGGCAGCGGACGTCAGCCCCAGTAAGGTGCACGACCTGTTCCGCGTCCACCTGCACACCACGCCCGTGGAATGGCTCACCCGGCAGCGGGTCAGGCACGCACAGCACCTGCTCCTGACCACGTCCCCCTCGGTTGCCAAGATCGCCTTTGAAGTCGGCTTCGAGAGCCTCTCCGCTTTTGGCAAGCAGTTTCGCCGTATGAGCGCCCTGACGCCTCAGGCCTACCGGCGCCTCCCGCAGGCCGGGGCCATCCACCTGAACCTTCCACAGGGCTATCCCACGACCGCCATCCTGCGTGATCTGGGCCGGGATCCGTCGAGCCTCACCGAACGGGTCGAGGGCCAGGTCTACGCGGCGGCCTTGCGCCTCCCGTCTGGCCCCATTGCCGTGCAGGTGGAGTTTTCACCTGGCACCGCCCGCTGCACCCCGATCTTCCCAGCGAAGCCTTTAAGCCTGGACTGGGCGCAGTTGCACGGGACCCTCGTGAAGCGACTGGGTCTCCACACCGATCCCAGCCGCTTCGAGACGCACCTTGCTTCCACGCCCGACCTCGCCTCCCTGCTGGACGGCGGCCGTGGCCTCCGGATGCCATTGGTCGCCGATCATTTCGACGGCCTGCTCTGGTCGGTCGTGGGACAGCAGGTGAAGTTCAGCTTTGCCTGCACGCTTCGCCGGCGCATCACCGAACGCACTGGGGAGCCACTTCCTGGCGGACTGTTCGCGCCCCCAACCGCTGATGCCGTCGCTGCCTTGAACGAAGCCGACCTGGTGGGCATGGGCCTGACCCGCGCCCGGGCCGGGTACCTCCTAAATGCCGCCCGGCTGGTGGCGCAGGGCAGACTTTCTCTGCCCGCCCTGGCCGCCGGCACGGCGACCCGCGCTGAACGCTCCCTGCTTGCCCTGAGCGGGCTCGGCCCGTGGTCAGCGAATTACGTAATGATGCGTGTCTTCGGTTTCCAGGATTGTGTTCCGCTGGGTGATACGGCCCTGGCCACGGCCCTTCAGGAATTCTTCGGCCTGCACGCCCGGCCAGACCGGGATCAGACCACCACCCTGATGGCCCGCTTCTCGCCGCACCGCAGCCTCGCCACGTTCCACCTCTGGCGCTACGTCCAGACCCACCAGGAGACGTTTCATGACCATCACCCCTCTGTCGATCCCTGCGTCCCTGGCTCAACGCTTCCAGCAGCTGCATCAGGCTGA
- a CDS encoding IS630 family transposase (programmed frameshift), which translates to MNSAGVRGYAIELRTRIVALVEGGASPDEAARHFSVHVSTVKRYLARHRAGTLHVVARPTGPHRTVTADHEMQLLAQLETHRDATLQEHADMLEASTGVRVSYKTVDRVFQRHHITHKKTMVARERSEERRRAFLKDLRPLLERPDHLVLVDERGVNTAMTRGYARASRQERAVGVVPRNHGRNYTLMCALSLAGPLAPFVLDGAVTGECFEFYVAQELCPLLRAGQVVIMDNRSSHHRASIRTLVEEVGCHLLYLPPYSPDFNPIEWLFSQLKARLRGEARRTVKSLMQGIADALKTVSGPDIHGWFLAAFKKHLL; encoded by the exons ATGAACTCAGCTGGGGTCCGAGGTTACGCCATCGAGTTGCGCACGCGCATTGTGGCGCTGGTCGAGGGAGGCGCTTCCCCCGACGAAGCCGCACGACATTTCTCCGTGCATGTGTCCACTGTCAAGCGGTATCTGGCACGGCACCGGGCAGGGACCCTGCACGTGGTTGCGCGACCAACGGGGCCTCACCGTACGGTGACGGCTGATCACGAAATGCAGCTGCTGGCCCAGCTCGAAACCCACCGTGACGCGACCTTACAGGAGCACGCCGACATGTTGGAAGCCAGTACCGGGGTACGAGTGAGTTACAAAACGGTAGACCGGGTCTTCCAACGTCATCACATCACCCAT AAAAAAACGATGGTCGCCAGAGAACGCAGTGAGGAACGCCGGAGGGCGTTCCTGAAAGATCTCCGGCCCCTTCTGGAACGCCCTGATCACCTGGTGTTGGTCGACGAGCGTGGCGTCAACACGGCCATGACGCGCGGGTATGCCCGCGCGTCACGTCAGGAGCGGGCAGTGGGCGTGGTCCCACGCAATCATGGCCGGAACTACACCCTGATGTGCGCCTTGAGTCTGGCTGGGCCACTGGCCCCCTTTGTTCTTGACGGTGCAGTGACGGGCGAGTGCTTCGAGTTCTATGTGGCTCAGGAATTGTGCCCACTGTTGCGTGCCGGGCAGGTGGTCATCATGGACAATCGCTCTTCACATCATCGAGCGTCCATTCGGACGCTCGTCGAGGAGGTCGGGTGCCACCTCTTGTATTTGCCGCCCTACAGCCCCGATTTCAACCCGATTGAGTGGTTGTTCTCGCAGCTCAAGGCTCGGCTGCGGGGGGAGGCCCGTCGTACGGTGAAGAGCCTGATGCAAGGGATTGCGGACGCACTGAAGACCGTGTCTGGGCCCGATATCCACGGGTGGTTCTTGGCAGCCTTCAAAAAACATCTCTTATGA
- a CDS encoding SOS response-associated peptidase family protein, producing MGTVKRSTSFREAFGSGGRCVLPLNVLFKWPNGSKVRIARPDDRPLLAAGLWSQQDSPDSPLVSCTVITRPPTDDLRDVHNRMPALLLTKDRTAWLTAAPREAKAVTLGR from the coding sequence ATCGGGACCGTCAAGCGCAGCACGTCCTTCAGGGAAGCGTTCGGGTCCGGTGGGCGCTGCGTGCTCCCCCTGAACGTCTTATTTAAGTGGCCGAACGGAAGCAAGGTCCGCATTGCCCGCCCCGACGACCGGCCCCTGCTGGCCGCGGGCCTCTGGAGCCAGCAGGACTCGCCGGACAGTCCTCTGGTCAGTTGCACGGTCATCACCCGGCCGCCGACAGACGACCTGAGGGACGTGCACAACCGGATGCCAGCCCTGCTGCTGACCAAAGACCGGACCGCCTGGCTGACCGCCGCACCCAGAGAAGCCAAAGCAGTGACGCTCGGCCGTTAG
- a CDS encoding hydantoinase/carbamoylase family amidase: protein MFSSLWADEEGARFGRSLFGSSAAAGTLEHAGLADLRDADGIRLTEALATTGLHLGTLSQAQAELDRVAAYLELHIEQGPVLEALDQPLGAVLGIMGVQRFTLTFRGQAAHSGTTPMALRQDAFLAAARFTQEIYAASITLGGVCTAGRVVTRPGVVNCVVEECVLTLEQRCLDAEALTAMAARVHDLAGAVAASGGCSVEIQPLWTIAPVPFDPQLILLCEETIRNLTGNACRLPSGAIHDASSMARRGIPIAMLFVRSRGGLSHTPLEDTDEADLLLGVRVLAGWAGRVMVWL, encoded by the coding sequence GTGTTCAGCAGCCTCTGGGCTGACGAGGAAGGGGCGCGCTTTGGCCGCAGTCTGTTCGGTTCAAGCGCCGCCGCAGGCACGTTAGAACACGCGGGACTGGCAGACCTGCGCGACGCGGACGGCATTCGCCTGACTGAGGCGCTCGCCACTACGGGCCTACACCTCGGCACTCTGTCCCAGGCCCAGGCCGAACTGGACCGGGTGGCGGCCTACCTCGAACTGCATATCGAGCAGGGTCCCGTCCTCGAAGCTCTCGATCAGCCGCTGGGGGCCGTGCTGGGCATCATGGGCGTCCAGCGGTTCACCCTGACCTTCCGGGGCCAGGCGGCCCACTCCGGCACCACCCCCATGGCCCTTCGCCAGGACGCGTTTCTGGCTGCCGCCCGCTTTACGCAGGAGATCTACGCGGCCTCCATCACGCTGGGCGGCGTGTGCACTGCAGGACGCGTGGTGACCCGCCCCGGGGTTGTCAACTGTGTCGTGGAAGAGTGCGTGCTCACGCTTGAACAACGCTGTCTCGACGCCGAGGCCCTGACAGCGATGGCCGCGCGGGTTCACGACCTTGCCGGAGCGGTGGCGGCCTCGGGGGGCTGCAGCGTGGAGATTCAGCCACTGTGGACCATCGCCCCCGTTCCTTTCGATCCTCAGTTGATTCTCCTGTGTGAAGAAACCATCCGGAACTTGACGGGGAACGCCTGCCGGCTCCCCAGCGGCGCCATCCATGATGCTTCCTCTATGGCGAGACGGGGCATTCCCATCGCAATGCTCTTCGTCCGCTCCCGCGGCGGCCTGTCTCACACGCCACTGGAGGACACAGACGAAGCCGACTTGCTCCTGGGTGTGCGGGTGCTGGCCGGATGGGCTGGCCGTGTCATGGTCTGGCTCTGA